The genomic region GGCCAGGTCGAGCAGCCGGCCGGGCGTGCCGACGACGATCTCGACACCCTTCTGCAGCGACTCGACCTGCGGCTCGAACGCGCGCCCGCCGTAGATGGCCTGCACCCGGATGCCGCGCTTGGCGCCGGCGGCGCCGAGGTCGCGGGCGACCTGCACGCACAGCTCACGGGTGGGGACGACGACCAGCGCCTGCGGGACGCCGTCACCGCCCTCGGCCGGCGGGCTGATGCGCTGCAGCATCGGGACGCCGAAGCCGAGGGTCTTGCCGGTGCCGGTGCGCGCCTGGCCGATCAGGTCGTTGCCGGCCAGCGCCAGGGGGAGAGTCAGCTCCTGGATGGCGAAGGTGCGGGTGATCCCGACCTCGGTCAGCGCGGCGACGATGTCGGGGTGCACGTCGAAGTCGCTGAACAGCGGGCTGTCGCCGGCGACGGGGGCGCCGCCGAGCTCTTCGACCTGCGACTCGAGCTCCTCGGGGGCGGGCGCGCCGGTCTCGGCGTGCTCGAGGGCGACCGCTTCGGTGGCCACGGGGGTTTCGGGCGTGGGGGTGTTCTCGATGGAGGTCAGTGCTCTCGCCTCTGGTCTGCCGGGGGAGAGGTTCCGTCGCGCTCGTCGCGGCGGTCCTGTCCCGGTGGGTTGTCGCGGGATCAGTTCCAGCGCCAACGCAGCCAGCAGAACCGGGCGTTCCGGAGATCAGGCCCGGGAGACAGCCCGAGAGGGCGTCGTCCAGCGGTCGTCAGCGCACAGATACACAGCGCACCCGGAGGTGCACCGATTCCCATGGTAGCGCGGCCACCGGTTAGCCTCTGCGCGCCGCGCTGTCCCAGGTGACCTGCGCCACCTGTTCCGACCGGCGGCCCCTCGTGGATTCCAGGAGATGTGTGTGACGACCTCGGTCGACAGCAGTGCCGTCGTGGACCTGCTGGGCGCGCTCGCCTACGCCGAGCTCACCGCCTTCGACCGGCTGGCCGAGGACGCCCGGCTCGCGCCCACGCTCACCGGGCGGGCCGCGCTGGCGAGGATGGCGGCGGCCGAGATCGGGCACCACTGCCGGCTGGTGGAACGGCTGGAGCAGTTGGGTGCCGACCCGTCGCAGGCCATGGCGTCGTTCGTCCCTGCCCTCGACGCGTTCCACGAGAGCACCCGGCCCAGCACCTGGTTGGAGGGGCTGGTCAAGGCCTACGTCGGCGACGGGCTGGCCAGCGACTTCTACCGCGAGATCGCCGCCTTCCTGCCCGACCCGGACCGCGAGCTGGTGCTGGAGGTCCTCGCCGACACCGGCCACGCCGACTTCGCCGTCCGCGAGGTGCGCGCGGCCATCAAGGCCGACCGCAAGGTTTCCGGCCGGCTGTCCCTCTGGGGACGGCGGCTCGTGGGTGAGGCGATGAGCCAGTCGCAGGCGGTCATCGCCGAGCACGACGGGCTGGCCGAGCTGATCATCGCCGGCACGGGTGACATCTCCGGCGTCGCGCGGCTGATCGAGCGCATCACCAGCGCCCACACCCAGCGGATGAAGGCACTGGGGCTCAACCCGTGAAGGACCCCGATGCCCCCCACGCCTCGCACGCTCGGCGCGGGCCCCTGCACCGGGGCCGTCGGGCGCCGCACCTAGTCGTCGTCGGGGCCGGAACGGGCATCTCCCAGGCCACCGGCCGCCGGCTCGGCGCCGACGGCTACGCCGTCGGGCTGGTCGCCCGCAGGGAGGGTCCGCTGGCCGAGATCGGCAGCGCGCTGCGCGAGGACGGCGTCCGGACGGAGTGGGCGACGGCGGACGCCGGGGACCCACGATCGCTGACCGCGGCCGTCGAGTCGCTCACGGCGGCCCTCGGGCCGGTCGGTGTCCTGCTCTACAACGTGTCCGTGGGCCGGGCGGCCGCCGTGCCCGATCTGGCGCCGGAGGACCTGCTGGGTGATCTGGCGGCGGGGGCGGTGGGCCTGCAGACGGCGGTCCGCGCCGTCCTGCCCGGGATGCGGGAGCGCGGAACGGGCACCGTCCTGGTCACCGGCGGCGGGTCGGCGGACCGGCCCATCCCCTCGATGGCGAGCCTGGGCGTCCAGAAGGCGGCGCTGCGTGCTCTGGTGGACGTGCAGGCCAAGGCGCTGGCGCCCGAGGGCATCCACGTGGCCACGGTGACGGTCCGCGGGCTGGTCGGGGAGGACGAGCAGATCCACCCCGACCGGGTGGCCGCTGTCTACGCCGAACTGGTGGCCGAGACCGCAGGCCCGCAGGAGACCTGGCGGACCGTCGTCGAGTTGAAGGCCCACTGACGAGAACGGGGCGCCGCCCGCAGGATGCGGACGACGCCCCGGTCGGGGTGTGCGTTCAGGCGCCGGCGATGAAGCCGACCCGGCGCTGGTCGGCCTGCGCGATCTCGACGTAGGCGATCCGGTCGACGGGGACGACGACACGACGACCCCGCTCGTCGACCAAGGTCAGCAGACCGTCCTTGCTCGAGCCGGACATGGCTGCGGCGACATCCGCAGCGATCTCGTCAGGGGTCTTGGGGCTGTCGATGACCAGCTCCCGGGGGGAGTGCTGGACGCCGATCTTGACTTCCACGTGGGCGATGCCTCCTCGTTCGCGCGACTACCCCCACGCTAGCCCAGCGGTGGTGCGACCGGCCCGCCGTGCGGCTGCGCCGTCAGCGAACGTGACCCCGCGCAGGCGGGTCCTGCTACTCGACCCGCGGGAAGCCGGAGATGCCCCGCCAGGCCAGAGCAGTCACCAGGGCGACCGCTTCGTCGCGGGAGACGGTCCCCTTGCGGGGCAGCCACCAGCGCGCGCTGGTCTCCGACAGCCCGGTCAGCCCGGAGGCGAGCAGCAGCGCGCGCTCGGGGTCGAGGCCGGTGTCGGCGGCGATCACCTCGGCGATCGCCTCGACGCAGGCGCCGGTGCCCCGGTCGACGATCGCCCGGACGTCGGGGTCGTTGCGCAGATCGGACTCGAAGACCAGGCGGAACGCCTCGCCCTCGGCGTCGATG from Blastococcus colisei harbors:
- a CDS encoding DUF3107 domain-containing protein; amino-acid sequence: MEVKIGVQHSPRELVIDSPKTPDEIAADVAAAMSGSSKDGLLTLVDERGRRVVVPVDRIAYVEIAQADQRRVGFIAGA
- a CDS encoding ferritin-like fold-containing protein; this encodes MTTSVDSSAVVDLLGALAYAELTAFDRLAEDARLAPTLTGRAALARMAAAEIGHHCRLVERLEQLGADPSQAMASFVPALDAFHESTRPSTWLEGLVKAYVGDGLASDFYREIAAFLPDPDRELVLEVLADTGHADFAVREVRAAIKADRKVSGRLSLWGRRLVGEAMSQSQAVIAEHDGLAELIIAGTGDISGVARLIERITSAHTQRMKALGLNP
- a CDS encoding SDR family NAD(P)-dependent oxidoreductase; the encoded protein is MKDPDAPHASHARRGPLHRGRRAPHLVVVGAGTGISQATGRRLGADGYAVGLVARREGPLAEIGSALREDGVRTEWATADAGDPRSLTAAVESLTAALGPVGVLLYNVSVGRAAAVPDLAPEDLLGDLAAGAVGLQTAVRAVLPGMRERGTGTVLVTGGGSADRPIPSMASLGVQKAALRALVDVQAKALAPEGIHVATVTVRGLVGEDEQIHPDRVAAVYAELVAETAGPQETWRTVVELKAH